From Lolium perenne isolate Kyuss_39 chromosome 5, Kyuss_2.0, whole genome shotgun sequence, a single genomic window includes:
- the LOC127299660 gene encoding uncharacterized protein, which produces MRPSKDPKELEKMITVATSSQSFDQSLGIPKWFMLDSSLVLGKLVNCTKATFHSDAGLEFSISLQCAIPPASSYVHLDCAQAVTPPTEEHGFYGASSVVAADGEVLLVRIVVPVKGKYGYNYPVEYFIYAPCLQTPPIERLPCMDDEWARWPGVLGIAHCGKCVMVVGFRKILVVDNTCKGARKELVQLGRFCSGAKNWDVEEIELPYDHDNGLEPFQWDTAFAFSYGNRMSFVDYNTGLMFCDIFSDSPNLQYVKFPVPVRKVNFSVEDNDQEEGVPIESYRNVGICEGKIKFVSVDSCCNKTTGPIIKTWTLCIPGMVWEKDSILDVKHLWATAFKASRLPLWVPRFPVVDAQDPDILHFVLLGPNYHDRVWIVTIDMKTATLKSYKNYRNAEQRDEYKGIFMYKPFLCSVLSKYTVGPSDWQVDENRAMMWRAAAMEETDSEHEDASCRSMEMYYSDDEDRMTDDEDRRRVVEYDNVFME; this is translated from the exons ATGCGTCCTAGTAAGGATCCGAAGGAGCTGGAGAAGATGATCACTGTCGCCACTTCCTCTCAGTCCTTTGACCAATCTCTTGGCATCCCTAAATGGTTTATGCTTGACAGTTCACTTGTCCTTGGAAAGCTTGTCAATTGCACAAAGGCCACATTCCACTCAGATGCGGGTTTGGAATTTTCTATTTCCCTTCAGTGTGCTATTCCGCCAGCATCCTCCTATGTACACCTTGACTGCGCACAGGCCGTGACACCCCCCACAGAGGAGCACGGCTTCTATGGGGCTTCCTCCGTTGTTGCCGCCGATGGAGAAGTACTGCTTGTTCGTATCGTGGTGCCTGTGAAAGGGAAGTATGGGTACAACTATCCTGTAGAGTACTTCATCTATGCACCCTGCCTGCAAACCCCCCCAATTGAGCGCCTACCTTGTATGGATGATGAGTGGGCACGATGGCCTGGGGTTCTTGGTATCGCTCACTGCGGCAAGTGTGTTATGGTTGTTGGCTTTAGAAAAATTTTAGTTGTCGACAATACATGTAAAGGTGCCCGCAAGGAGTTAGTTCAACTTGGTCGGTTCTGCTCAGGTGCCAAAAACTGGGATGTGGAAGAAATAGAGTTGCCTTACGACCATGACAATGGGCTGGAGCCATTTCAGTGGGACACTGCCTTCGCTTTCTCATATGGCAACAGGATGTCCTTTGTTGATTATAATACCGGTCTGATGTTCTGCGATATTTTTAGTGATTCTCCTAACCTCCAGTACGTCAAATTCCCTGTACCGGTGAGAAAAGTAAACTTCAGTGTTGAAGATAATGATCAAGAAGAAGGTGTACCGATCGAATCATATAGGAATGTTGGTATCTGTGAGGGAAAAATCAAGTTTGTTAGTGTTGATAGTTGCTGCAACAAGACCACTGGACCCATCATCAAGACATGGACACTGTGCATTCCGGGGATGGTCTGGGAAAAAGATAGCATCCTCGATGTCAAACACCTGTGGGCAACAGCCTTTAAAGCTTCCCGCCTACCTCTATGGGTTCCGCGGTTTCCTGTTGTGGATGCACAAGACCCAGACATACTACACTTCGTATTGCTGGGGCCAAATTATCATGACAGGGTGTGGATAGTCACTATTGACATGAAGACGGCGACACTGAAGTCCTACAAGAACTACCGTAATGCTGAGCAGCGTGACGAATACAAAGGAATATTTATGTACAAACCCTTCCTATGCAGCGTGCTATCTAAATACACAGTGGGGCCATCAG ATTGGCAGGTTGACGAAAACAGAGCAATGATGTGGAGAGCAGCAGCTATGGAGGAGACAGATTCAGAACATGAGGATGCAAGCTGCCGGAGCATGGAAATGTATTATTCGGATGATGAGGATCGTATGACGGATGATGAGGATCGGAGACGGGTTGTTGAGTATGACAATGTTTTCATGGAATGA